From Panthera uncia isolate 11264 chromosome E1, Puncia_PCG_1.0, whole genome shotgun sequence, one genomic window encodes:
- the EEF2KMT gene encoding protein-lysine N-methyltransferase EEF2KMT translates to MAPEESTEAVRLLPSFERRFLAARALCSFPWQSLEEKLRDSSGPELLLDILQKTVKHPLCVKHPPSVKYARCFLSELIRKHEAVHTEPLDELYEALAEVLMTTEPTQCHRSYLLPSGDSVTLSESTAIISHGTTGLVTWDAALYLAEWAMQNPAAFAHRTVLELGSGAGLTGLAICKTCRPSAYIFSDCHSCVLEQLRGNILLNGLSLEADVTDPARHPEHNTCDSESPRVTVAQLDWDVVTAPQLAAFQPDVVIAADVLYCPETVLSLVRVLQRLSACLKNQQAPDAYIAFTVRNPETCQLFTSELGIAGIPWEAVPHHDQKLFPYEEHSEMAILKLTL, encoded by the exons atGGCGCCGGAGGAGAGCACGGAGGCCGTACGCCTGCTGCCAAGTTTCGAGCGCCGCTTCCTGGCGGCGCGCGCGCTTTGCTCCTTCCCCTGGCAG AGCCTAGAAGAGAAATTACGGGACTCATCAGGTCCTGAGCTGCTGCTGGATATCTTGCAGAAG ACCGTGAAACATCCTCTGTGTGTGAAGCATCCACCATCAGTGAAGTATGCCCGGTGCTTTCTCTCAGAGCTCATCAGAAAG caCGAGGCTGTCCACACGGAGCCTTTGGACGAGCTGTACGAGGCGTTGGCAGAGGTCCTGATGACCACGGAGCCCACCCAGTGCCACCGGAGCTATCTGCTG CCTTCCGGAGACTCAGTCACGCTCTCGGAGAGCACAGCCATCATTTCCCATGGCACCACCGGCCTGGTCACATGGGATGCTGCACTCTACCTTGCAGAATGGGCCATGCAGAACCCAGCAGCCTTTGCTCACAG GACTGTCTTAGAGCTCGGCAGTGGAGCTGGCCTTACGGGCCTGGCCATTTGCAAGACATGCCGTCCCAGTGCATACATCTTCAGTGACTGTCACAGCTGCGTCCTTGAGCAGCTCCGAGGGAACATCCTTCTCAACGGCCTCTCATTAGAGGCAGACGTCACTGACCCTGCAAGGCACCCAGAACACAACACCTGCGACTCAGAGAGCCCCAGGGTGACGGTGGCCCAGCTGGACTGGGACGTCGTGACGGCCCCTCAGCTCGCTGCCTTCCAGCCAGATGTCGTCATCGCAGCAG ATGTGCTATATTGCCCAGAAACTGTCCTCTCCCTGGTCCGAGTCCTGCAGAGGCTCTCTGCTTGCCTGAAAAACCAGCAGGCTCCTGACGCCTACATTGCCTTCACCGTCCGCAACCCAGAGACATGCCAGCTGTTCACTAGCGAGCTGG GCATTGCTGGGATCCCATGGGAAGCAGTGCCTCATCACGACCAGAAGCTGTTTCCCTATGAAGAGCACTCAGAGATGGCAATTCTGAAACTAACTCTGTAG